In a single window of the Sediminicoccus sp. KRV36 genome:
- a CDS encoding class II 3-deoxy-7-phosphoheptulonate synthase, with translation MARDWRPSSWRQMPIRQVPEYLDPSALAAMEAKVASFPPLVFAGECERLKAALAEASEGRAFVLQGGDCAESFADFRADNIRDTFKVLLQMAVVLTFGAGMPVVKLGRMAGQFAKPRSSDVEKIGDVTLPSYRGDIINGADFTPEARIPDPARMEFAYLQSAATLNLLRAFATGGFADLHQVHRWNLDFVARSPLSKQYEGLAARIDETLSFMAACGMNSDNAPQIRETAFYTSHESLLLPYEEALTRESSTHLRTYACSAHFLWIGDRTRQPDGAHVEFLRGVANPIGMKVGPSMDAGELLRLTEILNPKNEPGRLTLISRMGADKVETKLAPLVRAVTQAGRKVVWLSDPMHGNTTTQGGYKTRNFDAILDEVKGFFDVMSAEGALAGGVHVEMTGRNVTECIGGAQKLTPADLGENYATFCDPRLNAEQSLELAFLIAEELKAHRVRPEGGLQRGLVQAAQ, from the coding sequence ATGGCGCGTGACTGGCGCCCCTCTTCCTGGCGGCAAATGCCAATTCGCCAGGTGCCGGAATACCTCGACCCATCGGCGTTGGCCGCGATGGAAGCCAAGGTTGCGAGCTTTCCGCCACTGGTTTTTGCAGGCGAGTGCGAGCGATTGAAGGCGGCACTCGCCGAAGCTTCCGAAGGCCGGGCCTTTGTCCTCCAGGGGGGCGATTGCGCCGAAAGCTTCGCGGATTTCCGCGCCGACAACATCCGCGACACTTTCAAGGTGCTGCTGCAGATGGCCGTGGTGCTGACCTTCGGCGCCGGCATGCCGGTGGTGAAGCTCGGCCGCATGGCCGGGCAATTCGCCAAGCCGCGCAGCAGCGATGTGGAGAAGATCGGCGATGTGACGCTGCCCTCCTATCGCGGGGACATCATCAACGGCGCCGATTTCACGCCCGAGGCCCGGATCCCGGACCCCGCGCGGATGGAATTCGCCTATCTGCAATCGGCCGCGACGCTGAACCTGCTGCGCGCCTTCGCGACGGGCGGCTTCGCCGATCTGCACCAGGTGCATCGCTGGAACCTGGATTTCGTCGCCCGCAGCCCGCTCTCCAAGCAATATGAGGGGCTGGCCGCGCGGATTGATGAAACCCTCAGCTTCATGGCCGCCTGCGGCATGAACAGCGACAACGCCCCGCAAATCCGCGAGACGGCCTTCTACACCAGCCATGAATCGCTGCTGCTGCCCTATGAGGAAGCGCTGACGCGCGAGAGCAGCACGCATCTGCGCACCTATGCCTGCTCCGCCCATTTCCTCTGGATCGGCGACCGCACGCGTCAGCCCGATGGCGCGCATGTGGAATTCCTGCGCGGGGTGGCGAACCCCATCGGCATGAAGGTCGGACCCAGCATGGATGCGGGTGAATTGCTGCGCCTGACCGAAATCCTGAACCCGAAGAACGAGCCGGGGCGGCTGACGCTCATCTCGCGCATGGGGGCGGACAAGGTGGAGACCAAGCTCGCACCCCTGGTGCGCGCCGTGACCCAAGCCGGGCGCAAGGTGGTCTGGCTGAGCGACCCGATGCACGGCAACACCACCACGCAGGGCGGCTACAAGACGCGCAATTTCGACGCCATCCTGGATGAGGTGAAGGGCTTCTTCGACGTCATGTCGGCCGAGGGCGCTCTCGCCGGCGGCGTGCATGTGGAAATGACCGGCCGCAACGTGACGGAGTGCATCGGGGGCGCGCAGAAACTCACCCCCGCCGACCTGGGCGAGAATTACGCGACCTTCTGCGACCCACGGCTGAACGCCGAGCAATCGCTGGAACTCGCCTTCCTCATCGCCGAGGAACTGAAGGCGCATCGTGTGCGTCCGGAGGGGGGATTGCAGCGGGGACTGGTCCAGGCCGCCCAGTGA
- a CDS encoding class I SAM-dependent methyltransferase produces the protein MQEPAAAAPAPRLFDYVEMDSVKELLAHIAALRADKNLAPADLHRAISRLQLRPPPIAERMRALDPMSEEYAGLAMELMRQLRGGRDYQPFRDELIGHGMQDRDLWSGLSPYDFRDPLQMSEFCEAYAAMLRQVGAPSGARVLEYGPGSGQFLLMLARLGYQCHAVDVEAEYLWLIMRQAEIMGLDVKCEHTVFGEGFEGERFDLILFFEAFHHAPDFLELLRKLRGRLNPGGRLMLCGEPIMPSGLDYGPVPYPWGPRLDALSVAGIQLGWMELGFQLEFLMQAMVQTGWAPTLFAHPTTGRAHLIVASVMPDPAG, from the coding sequence GTGCAGGAGCCAGCCGCGGCCGCGCCGGCGCCACGGCTGTTCGACTATGTCGAGATGGACAGCGTCAAGGAATTGCTGGCCCATATCGCGGCCCTGCGCGCCGACAAGAACCTCGCACCCGCGGATCTGCATCGGGCCATCAGCCGCCTGCAATTGCGGCCCCCGCCCATCGCCGAGCGCATGCGGGCACTCGACCCCATGTCGGAGGAATATGCCGGCCTCGCGATGGAGTTGATGCGCCAGCTGCGCGGCGGCCGCGACTACCAGCCCTTTCGCGACGAGTTGATCGGCCATGGCATGCAGGATCGTGACCTGTGGTCCGGCCTCTCGCCCTATGATTTCCGTGACCCGCTGCAAATGTCGGAATTCTGCGAGGCCTATGCCGCCATGCTGCGCCAGGTGGGCGCGCCATCGGGCGCGCGCGTCCTGGAATACGGGCCAGGCAGCGGCCAGTTCCTGCTGATGCTCGCGCGGCTCGGCTATCAATGCCATGCGGTGGATGTGGAGGCGGAGTATCTCTGGCTCATCATGCGCCAGGCCGAGATCATGGGGCTCGACGTCAAATGCGAGCATACGGTCTTCGGCGAGGGCTTCGAGGGTGAGCGTTTCGACCTGATCCTGTTCTTCGAGGCCTTCCACCATGCCCCGGATTTCCTGGAGCTGCTGCGCAAGCTGCGCGGCCGGCTCAATCCCGGCGGCCGGCTGATGCTCTGCGGCGAGCCCATCATGCCCTCGGGCCTCGATTATGGGCCGGTGCCCTACCCTTGGGGGCCGCGCCTCGATGCCTTGTCCGTCGCCGGCATCCAGCTCGGCTGGATGGAACTGGGCTTCCAGCTGGAATTTCTCATGCAGGCGATGGTGCAGACCGGCTGGGCGCCCACCCTCTTCGCGCATCCGACGACGGGCCGCGCGCATCTGATCGTCGCCAGCGTCATGCCCGACCCGGCGGGTTGA
- a CDS encoding cyclase family protein: MPRRIIDISVSLKAGIASDPPHMLPEIEYVDHHMSAPQMAEYMGVPVSALPNGEYAAIERVKISTHNGTHLDAPYHYFSRMNERTVPGGEPSWRIDEVPLEWCFSQGVKLDFRAKPDGYVCTPEDVQAELARIGHKLKPLDIVLVNTAAAARYGEADFIDSGCGMGKAATLWMLEQGVRVVGTDAWSWDAPFSHTRRKVAETGDASLIWEGHRAGREIGYSHLEKLANLDQLPDHGFMVACFPVKVHRGSAGWTRAVAIIEE; this comes from the coding sequence ATGCCGCGCCGCATCATTGATATCTCGGTCTCGCTCAAGGCGGGCATCGCCAGCGACCCGCCGCATATGCTGCCCGAGATCGAATATGTGGATCACCACATGAGCGCGCCGCAGATGGCGGAATATATGGGCGTGCCCGTCAGCGCCCTGCCCAATGGGGAATATGCCGCGATCGAGCGGGTGAAGATCAGCACCCATAACGGCACCCATCTGGATGCGCCCTACCATTATTTCTCGCGAATGAATGAGCGGACGGTGCCGGGTGGCGAACCCTCCTGGCGGATTGACGAGGTGCCGCTGGAATGGTGCTTCTCGCAGGGCGTGAAGCTGGATTTCCGGGCCAAGCCCGATGGCTATGTCTGCACGCCCGAGGATGTGCAGGCGGAACTCGCCCGCATCGGCCACAAGCTCAAGCCGCTCGACATCGTGCTGGTGAACACCGCCGCCGCGGCCCGCTATGGCGAGGCAGATTTCATCGACAGCGGCTGCGGCATGGGCAAGGCCGCCACGCTGTGGATGCTGGAGCAGGGGGTGCGCGTGGTCGGCACCGATGCCTGGTCCTGGGATGCACCCTTCAGCCACACGCGCCGCAAGGTGGCCGAGACGGGCGATGCCTCGCTGATCTGGGAGGGCCACCGCGCCGGGCGGGAGATCGGCTACAGCCACCTGGAAAAGCTCGCCAATCTGGACCAGCTGCCGGATCACGGCTTCATGGTGGCGTGCTTCCCGGTGAAGGTGCATCGCGGCAGCGCGGGCTGGACCCGCGCAGTGGCGATCATCGAGGAATGA
- a CDS encoding nicotinate phosphoribosyltransferase — protein MSEKSPLDREITARTDSYFNRTRRIVEKFGDVHVTYAVFLRRPVISAPRLAVQWLERVAAERGTPFEIEVKYPEGAWVGAGDPLLYLSGSFAALADLETLYLQKLGPPCVAAHNAYQMSLELPGAAFLAMEARHCAGFEMQEMMAYAASVGSQAAQKEGAKGFVGTATDSTAHWFGEAAGRGTMPHALIGYAGSTLRAAEMFRETYPDEGLTVLVDYFGQEVTDTLAVCHRFPELAAEGRLAVRLDTHGGRFLEGLDPAESYAVLERHAPQAIRRYLRDTELRHLVGTGVSAAAIWRVREALDAAGFPKVRIVASSGFSVGKCRVMNEAHAPVDVVGTGSFIPDIWSETYATADIVEYDGTPRVKLGREFLLRQEGRRRNGHTA, from the coding sequence GTGAGCGAAAAATCCCCACTGGACCGCGAAATCACGGCCCGGACGGATAGCTATTTCAACCGCACGCGCCGCATCGTCGAGAAGTTCGGCGATGTGCACGTGACCTATGCGGTGTTCCTGCGCCGCCCGGTGATCTCGGCACCGCGCCTGGCCGTGCAATGGCTGGAACGCGTGGCGGCCGAGCGCGGCACGCCCTTCGAGATCGAGGTGAAATACCCGGAGGGCGCCTGGGTCGGCGCGGGTGATCCGCTGCTCTATCTCAGCGGCTCCTTCGCTGCCTTGGCCGATCTTGAGACGCTGTATCTGCAAAAGCTCGGCCCGCCCTGTGTCGCCGCGCATAACGCCTATCAGATGAGCCTGGAACTGCCTGGCGCCGCCTTCCTCGCGATGGAGGCGCGGCACTGCGCCGGCTTCGAGATGCAGGAAATGATGGCCTACGCCGCCTCGGTCGGCAGCCAGGCCGCGCAGAAGGAAGGGGCCAAGGGCTTCGTCGGCACCGCGACCGACAGCACGGCGCATTGGTTCGGCGAGGCGGCCGGGCGCGGCACCATGCCGCATGCGCTGATCGGCTATGCCGGCTCCACGCTCCGCGCCGCCGAGATGTTCCGCGAGACCTACCCCGATGAGGGGCTGACGGTGCTGGTGGATTATTTCGGCCAGGAGGTGACGGATACGCTGGCCGTCTGCCATCGCTTCCCGGAGCTCGCGGCGGAAGGTCGGCTCGCTGTCCGGCTGGACACGCATGGCGGGCGCTTCCTCGAAGGGCTCGACCCGGCCGAGAGCTATGCCGTGCTGGAGCGCCATGCACCCCAGGCCATCCGGCGCTATCTGCGCGACACCGAGCTGCGCCATCTGGTCGGCACGGGCGTCTCGGCGGCGGCCATCTGGCGCGTGCGGGAAGCGCTCGACGCGGCGGGTTTTCCCAAGGTGCGGATCGTCGCGAGTTCGGGCTTCAGCGTGGGCAAGTGCCGCGTGATGAACGAAGCGCATGCGCCGGTGGATGTGGTCGGCACCGGCAGCTTCATTCCCGATATCTGGAGCGAAACCTACGCTACGGCCGATATCGTGGAATATGACGGCACGCCGCGCGTCAAGCTCGGGCGCGAATTCCTGCTGCGGCAGGAGGGACGGCGGCGGAACGGCCACACGGCGTGA
- a CDS encoding MaoC family dehydratase: MFLEDLSPGQIFRAGPVTVTAAEIIAFAAQYDPQPFHTDAVAAAAHPLFQGLAASGWHTAALSMRLVVQAIGHIQGGVIGAGGELQWPRPTRPGDELRVEVEVLEVLPSRSRPDRGSVMVRITTLNQANEAVQVFAPRMVVPRRPL; the protein is encoded by the coding sequence ATGTTTCTGGAAGACCTCTCCCCCGGCCAGATCTTCCGCGCCGGCCCCGTGACCGTGACGGCGGCGGAGATCATCGCCTTCGCCGCGCAATATGATCCGCAGCCCTTCCACACGGACGCCGTGGCCGCAGCCGCCCATCCGCTGTTCCAGGGCCTGGCGGCGAGTGGCTGGCACACCGCCGCCCTCTCCATGCGCCTGGTCGTGCAGGCCATCGGCCATATCCAGGGCGGCGTCATCGGCGCGGGGGGCGAGTTGCAATGGCCGCGCCCAACCCGCCCGGGCGATGAATTGCGCGTCGAGGTCGAGGTGCTGGAGGTGCTCCCCTCCCGCTCACGCCCCGATCGCGGTTCGGTCATGGTGCGCATCACCACGCTGAACCAGGCGAATGAAGCGGTGCAGGTCTTCGCCCCCCGCATGGTCGTCCCGCGCCGCCCTTTGTGA
- a CDS encoding tripartite tricarboxylate transporter substrate binding protein, giving the protein MRALLAGLVLLATPAAAQEWRPERPMTIVLPYAPGSAADGYSRAMGEHFTRALGQPVTVINRDGASGTVGMRFVAQAAPDGLTLGITPMTPVVVQPHMVRNLGIGPESFSPVCGIAENVLGVVVRADSPFRSLRDLVTAGRPLSYGSPGPNSLPFLGVWRMQRAAGGTFEHLPFRGDPPAMTEVLAGRLDFAAVVTASASGQIGSGALRLIGVFSDRRHPDFPDVPFARELGIDAVQLSYVGMYAPRATPEPALAALERACRESLETPAFRDVARRLNVVTQYRSRADFTAMVQAEYAAFGVILPELGVRPE; this is encoded by the coding sequence ATGAGAGCGCTCCTCGCGGGTCTGGTGCTGCTGGCGACGCCCGCAGCGGCGCAAGAATGGCGGCCCGAGCGGCCGATGACCATCGTGCTGCCCTATGCCCCCGGCAGCGCCGCCGATGGCTATTCCCGCGCGATGGGCGAGCATTTCACCCGCGCCCTCGGCCAGCCGGTGACGGTGATCAACCGCGATGGCGCGAGCGGCACGGTGGGCATGCGCTTCGTGGCGCAGGCCGCGCCCGACGGGCTGACGCTCGGCATCACGCCGATGACGCCCGTGGTGGTGCAGCCGCATATGGTCCGCAACCTCGGCATCGGGCCGGAGAGTTTTTCCCCGGTTTGCGGCATTGCCGAGAATGTCCTGGGGGTCGTGGTGCGGGCGGACAGCCCCTTCCGTTCCCTGCGGGACCTCGTCACCGCCGGCCGCCCGCTGAGCTATGGCAGCCCGGGGCCCAATTCCCTGCCCTTCCTCGGCGTCTGGCGGATGCAGCGCGCGGCGGGCGGGACATTCGAGCATCTGCCCTTTCGCGGCGATCCGCCGGCGATGACCGAGGTGCTGGCCGGGCGGCTGGATTTCGCGGCCGTGGTCACCGCCTCGGCCAGCGGGCAGATCGGCAGCGGGGCGCTGCGGCTGATCGGCGTGTTCTCCGACCGCCGCCACCCGGATTTCCCAGATGTGCCCTTCGCGCGGGAGTTGGGGATTGATGCGGTGCAGCTCTCCTATGTGGGGATGTACGCGCCGCGCGCGACGCCGGAGCCCGCCTTGGCGGCGCTGGAACGCGCCTGCCGCGAATCGCTGGAAACGCCCGCCTTCCGGGACGTGGCGCGCCGCCTGAACGTGGTGACGCAATACCGCAGCCGCGCCGATTTCACCGCGATGGTCCAGGCGGAATACGCGGCCTTCGGCGTGATCCTGCCCGAACTGGGCGTCCGTCCCGAATGA
- a CDS encoding VOC family protein, whose product MKLAWVIRYVPDAAATAQFYGRAFGLTTRFAAGEDFIAMETGATALAFCREDFVGGSGMGLDFTPTRPAHKPPAEEIAFEVADVPAAHRHALAEGGIEVLAPMEKPWGQVVSYLRDPDGALVELCTPLAEAAAN is encoded by the coding sequence ATGAAACTCGCCTGGGTGATCCGCTACGTGCCCGATGCGGCCGCCACGGCGCAATTCTATGGCCGGGCCTTCGGCCTCACCACGCGTTTCGCCGCCGGCGAGGATTTCATCGCCATGGAAACCGGCGCCACCGCCCTCGCCTTCTGCCGCGAGGATTTCGTGGGGGGCAGCGGCATGGGGCTGGACTTCACCCCAACCAGGCCCGCCCACAAGCCGCCCGCCGAGGAGATCGCCTTCGAAGTGGCGGATGTGCCGGCCGCCCATCGGCACGCCCTGGCTGAAGGCGGCATAGAGGTGCTGGCGCCCATGGAAAAGCCCTGGGGGCAGGTGGTATCCTATCTGCGGGACCCCGATGGCGCCCTGGTGGAATTGTGCACGCCCCTCGCCGAGGCCGCCGCGAATTGA
- the gorA gene encoding glutathione-disulfide reductase produces the protein MPYDFDLFVIGGGSGGVRLARISAGHGARVAVAEERFWGGTCVNVGCVPKKIMVNAAEYGQWAEDAAAFGWKLKNHGHDWAKLAAARDAEVARLSGIYGKLLTGAGVTSFDARATFLDAHTLDVGGSRVTAERIVVATGGRISKLEIPGAEFGLVSDDLFTLKAMPRRVAVIGGGYIGLEFAGLLRGLGAEVDVFYRGELPLRGFDGDLRTAVVEAMKAQGIGMNSGVMPTRITRMQDHLMVSLTSNFMREVDAVFFCTGRVPNTAGLGLEQVGVTLGKNGAIAVDDDHATNIPHIFAIGDVTDRLNLTPMATAVGHALADTLYGNNPRRASYENVPTAVFTSPPIGTVGLSEEEAALRGPVDIYLTRFTPMRHTLSKREGRRSMMKLVVDQKTQRILGAHMLGEDAAEIMQGIGIAVVMGATKQDFDRTIGIHPTAAEEFVTLRTRTRVAGMQEAAE, from the coding sequence ATGCCCTACGACTTCGACCTCTTCGTCATCGGCGGCGGCTCCGGCGGCGTGCGCCTCGCGCGCATCTCGGCCGGCCATGGCGCCCGCGTCGCCGTGGCGGAGGAGCGGTTCTGGGGCGGCACCTGCGTGAATGTCGGCTGCGTGCCGAAGAAGATCATGGTCAACGCGGCCGAATATGGCCAATGGGCCGAGGATGCGGCCGCCTTTGGCTGGAAGCTGAAGAATCACGGCCATGACTGGGCGAAGCTGGCGGCCGCGCGCGATGCGGAAGTGGCGCGGCTTTCCGGCATCTACGGCAAGCTGCTGACCGGCGCCGGCGTCACCAGCTTCGATGCGCGCGCCACCTTCCTCGATGCGCATACGCTCGATGTCGGCGGAAGCCGCGTGACGGCCGAGCGGATCGTGGTGGCGACCGGCGGGCGGATCAGCAAGCTGGAGATCCCGGGCGCCGAATTCGGCCTCGTCTCGGATGATCTGTTCACGCTGAAGGCGATGCCCCGGCGCGTGGCGGTGATCGGCGGCGGCTATATCGGCCTGGAATTTGCGGGGCTGCTGCGCGGCCTGGGGGCGGAGGTCGATGTCTTCTACCGCGGCGAATTGCCGCTGCGCGGCTTCGATGGCGATTTGCGGACCGCCGTGGTCGAGGCGATGAAGGCCCAGGGCATCGGCATGAATTCCGGCGTGATGCCCACCCGCATCACCCGCATGCAGGATCATCTGATGGTCTCGCTCACCAGCAATTTCATGCGCGAGGTGGATGCGGTGTTCTTCTGCACCGGCCGCGTGCCGAATACGGCCGGCCTGGGGCTGGAGCAGGTGGGGGTCACGCTGGGCAAGAACGGCGCGATCGCGGTGGATGACGACCACGCGACCAATATCCCGCACATCTTCGCCATCGGCGATGTGACGGACCGGCTGAACCTGACGCCCATGGCGACCGCCGTCGGCCATGCGCTGGCCGATACGCTTTATGGCAACAACCCCCGCCGGGCGAGCTATGAGAATGTGCCGACAGCGGTCTTCACCTCGCCGCCCATCGGCACGGTGGGTCTCTCGGAGGAGGAGGCGGCGCTGCGGGGGCCGGTGGATATCTACCTCACGCGCTTCACGCCGATGCGCCACACGCTCAGCAAGCGCGAGGGCCGGCGCAGCATGATGAAGCTGGTGGTGGACCAGAAAACCCAGCGCATCCTGGGTGCCCATATGCTGGGCGAGGATGCGGCCGAGATCATGCAGGGCATCGGCATCGCGGTGGTGATGGGCGCGACGAAGCAGGATTTCGACCGGACCATTGGCATCCATCCGACGGCGGCGGAGGAATTCGTGACCTTGCGGACGCGCACCCGCGTGGCCGGGATGCAGGAAGCGGCGGAGTAA
- a CDS encoding NAD+ synthase, translating into MTKSLRIALAQMNPHEGQLRANAAKIRALRAEAAAAGADLLVTPEFSIAGYPPEDLVLKPAFCDMCDAEIEALAAETADGGPGLIIGGPWRTEGKLYNAAFLLDGGKITARRAKHELPNYGVFDDKRVFDAGPAPGPVVFRGTRLGLMICEDWWFPAVSETLSESGAEILLSINGSPFELEKAEARIDLAVSRVVETGLPFVFLNQNCGQDELVFDGASFVLNADRSLAIRAPSFAEALVITDWERAGDVWRCAPQPLARPLSRPAQIYHAMMLGLRDYVEKNGFPGIVLGLSGGIDSAISAAVAADALGPERVRAVMMPSPYTSQDSLEDAAECARLLGIHYDTIPIGPAMAAYEAMLAPAFGNRAPDTTEENLQSRIRGVTLMALSNKFGDMLLTTGNKSEMSTGYATIYGDMCGGYSVLKDVYKTDVFAVCRWRNENTPQAARGPDGPAMPERVITKPPSAELKPDQKDQDTLPPYEVLDAILNGLVERELSVDDLVAEGFERALILRVWRMLDRAEYKRRQAPPGVKIGSRAFGRDRRYPITNGFTGLIS; encoded by the coding sequence ATGACGAAAAGCCTCCGCATCGCCCTCGCGCAGATGAACCCGCATGAAGGGCAGCTGCGCGCCAATGCCGCCAAAATCCGCGCCCTGCGTGCCGAAGCCGCCGCCGCGGGCGCTGATCTGCTGGTGACGCCCGAATTCAGCATCGCCGGCTACCCGCCCGAGGATCTGGTGCTCAAACCCGCATTTTGCGACATGTGCGATGCCGAGATCGAGGCTCTGGCCGCGGAAACCGCCGATGGTGGACCCGGCCTGATCATCGGCGGCCCGTGGCGGACCGAAGGAAAACTCTACAACGCGGCCTTTCTGCTCGATGGCGGCAAGATCACCGCGCGCCGCGCCAAGCATGAATTGCCCAATTACGGCGTGTTCGACGACAAGCGCGTGTTTGACGCCGGCCCCGCGCCCGGCCCCGTGGTGTTCCGTGGGACGCGCCTGGGCCTGATGATCTGCGAGGATTGGTGGTTCCCCGCCGTCTCCGAGACGCTGAGCGAAAGCGGCGCGGAAATCCTGCTCTCCATCAACGGCTCCCCCTTCGAGCTGGAGAAGGCCGAAGCCCGCATTGACCTTGCGGTTTCGCGCGTGGTGGAAACCGGCCTGCCCTTCGTCTTCCTCAACCAGAATTGCGGCCAGGACGAGCTGGTGTTCGATGGGGCGAGCTTCGTGCTGAACGCCGATCGCAGCCTTGCCATTCGCGCGCCGAGCTTCGCCGAGGCGCTGGTCATCACCGATTGGGAGCGCGCCGGCGATGTCTGGCGCTGCGCGCCGCAGCCGCTGGCCAGGCCGCTCAGCCGCCCCGCGCAGATCTATCACGCGATGATGCTGGGCCTGCGCGACTATGTGGAAAAGAACGGCTTCCCCGGCATCGTGCTGGGGCTTTCGGGCGGCATTGATTCGGCGATCTCGGCCGCCGTCGCCGCCGATGCGCTGGGCCCGGAGCGGGTGCGCGCGGTGATGATGCCCTCGCCCTATACGAGCCAGGACAGCCTGGAGGATGCGGCCGAATGCGCGCGGCTGCTGGGCATCCATTACGACACCATCCCCATCGGCCCGGCCATGGCCGCCTATGAGGCGATGCTGGCCCCCGCCTTCGGCAATCGCGCGCCCGACACGACCGAGGAAAATCTGCAATCGCGCATCCGCGGCGTGACGCTGATGGCGCTGTCCAACAAATTCGGTGACATGCTGCTGACCACCGGCAACAAGAGCGAGATGAGCACCGGCTACGCCACCATCTATGGCGACATGTGCGGCGGGTATTCGGTGCTGAAGGATGTCTACAAGACGGATGTCTTCGCAGTCTGCCGCTGGCGGAACGAGAACACGCCGCAGGCGGCACGCGGCCCCGATGGCCCCGCCATGCCCGAGCGCGTGATCACCAAGCCGCCCAGCGCCGAGCTGAAGCCCGACCAGAAGGACCAGGACACGCTGCCACCCTATGAGGTGCTCGACGCCATCCTGAACGGGCTGGTCGAGCGCGAACTCAGCGTGGATGACCTGGTGGCCGAGGGCTTTGAGCGCGCGCTGATCCTGCGCGTCTGGCGCATGCTGGACCGCGCCGAATACAAGCGCCGCCAGGCCCCGCCCGGCGTGAAGATCGGCAGCCGCGCCTTCGGCCGGGACCGCCGCTACCCCATCACCAATGGCTTCACGGGGCTGATTTCGTGA
- a CDS encoding DMT family transporter codes for MTARSQGLLCAIGVLLIWAGFLLTSRLSQAQAFTPWDVAALRYTGAFLAALPLLAWRGPPRIPLGRALVLTLLAGFIFPIGAYWGFHFAPAAHGAVLLPGLLPFLSAALWWWAFGEAWGWRRFLSLGLVALGIGLLAGDTFAAHPGAWRGDLLFILGCASWAIYMVLVRRWGASALDVTLAIALLAAPIYLPLWWLVLPSNIGAVPGAAILFHTLYQGTLSVIVAGFLFTRAVVLLGGPQTSAVTAVVPALVALGAWPLLGETLDLMGWAGVLVVTLGMVAGVAPSRDARKA; via the coding sequence ATGACCGCCCGCAGCCAGGGCCTGCTTTGCGCCATCGGCGTGCTGCTGATCTGGGCCGGCTTCCTGCTGACGTCGCGCCTCTCCCAGGCGCAGGCCTTCACGCCCTGGGATGTGGCGGCCCTGCGCTACACCGGCGCCTTCCTCGCCGCGCTGCCGCTGCTGGCGTGGCGCGGCCCGCCGCGCATTCCGCTGGGCCGCGCGCTGGTGCTGACCCTCCTCGCCGGCTTCATCTTCCCGATCGGCGCGTATTGGGGGTTTCACTTCGCCCCCGCCGCGCATGGCGCGGTGCTGCTGCCCGGGTTGCTGCCCTTCCTTTCCGCGGCACTCTGGTGGTGGGCCTTTGGCGAGGCCTGGGGGTGGCGGCGCTTTCTCTCGCTCGGGCTGGTCGCACTCGGCATCGGCCTGCTGGCGGGCGATACCTTCGCGGCCCATCCCGGCGCCTGGCGGGGGGATCTGCTGTTCATCCTGGGCTGCGCCAGCTGGGCCATCTACATGGTGCTGGTGCGGCGCTGGGGTGCCTCGGCGCTGGATGTGACGCTGGCCATCGCGCTGCTGGCGGCCCCCATCTACCTGCCCCTGTGGTGGCTCGTTCTGCCCTCCAACATCGGCGCCGTGCCGGGGGCGGCGATCCTGTTCCACACGCTGTATCAGGGCACGCTGTCGGTCATCGTCGCGGGGTTTCTGTTCACGCGGGCGGTGGTGCTGCTGGGCGGGCCGCAGACCTCGGCCGTGACGGCGGTGGTGCCGGCCCTGGTGGCGCTCGGCGCCTGGCCGCTGCTGGGCGAGACGCTGGACCTGATGGGCTGGGCCGGGGTGCTGGTGGTGACGCTGGGGATGGTGGCGGGCGTGGCCCCCTCGCGGGACGCCAGGAAAGCTTAG